One stretch of Hymenobacter chitinivorans DSM 11115 DNA includes these proteins:
- a CDS encoding TonB-dependent receptor, with product MTLRSPKMLPLAVLLAAAPVLAQAQKTGKTGGKIEDAEIEIVKERVNQLPEATRNFEKIKIDPPAKQAAPVTYTYPDFRLPADRLNPAVRVLSIQQEELAPQTGNYLKGAIGNYGTLYAKAYLHNTRSETASYGLDFSHISSSSGPVDKKNSGSSQTRLGLSGETYNGPVTLGAKLDLGRERYNFYGYNQERRRLPPPTDSLKQVFKRAAAKVYMRNQSADAPFQYDFGLGFNYWADNFKASESNFNVSLRSGYALSEKSRVAVNGDISLISYKDSLKTSRPFLQITPAYELTLDRLALSIGATLGYTGDTIRRASQFNVYPAIRLGYTVTEDKFVVFAGLGGALQRVTMYDLTTENPWLAPNQRVADTHRGPTVYFGFNSTPARALSVNAKVTLANDRNLYFYNNSRRDSTKFDLVYDKKSTQLINVHGELLYNAAEQVRIGFKADYNGYKTHSLAEAFHRPALQTTLFGTYNMYDKLLLGAELYTYSSSYGSGYVRRLSSGRPVGEVVRPTDTVVDLNLRGDYRIMENLSIFALGNNLLGRKYERFLNYPVKGFNVLAGVTYDF from the coding sequence ATGACCCTTCGTTCCCCTAAAATGCTGCCCTTGGCGGTTCTGTTGGCCGCCGCGCCCGTGCTGGCGCAGGCCCAGAAGACCGGCAAGACAGGCGGCAAGATTGAAGACGCCGAAATCGAGATTGTAAAGGAGCGGGTCAACCAGCTGCCCGAAGCCACCCGCAACTTCGAGAAAATCAAGATTGACCCGCCGGCCAAGCAGGCCGCGCCCGTTACCTATACCTACCCCGATTTCCGCCTGCCCGCCGACCGACTTAACCCGGCGGTGCGCGTGTTGTCGATTCAGCAGGAGGAGCTGGCCCCGCAAACCGGCAACTACCTCAAGGGCGCCATCGGCAACTACGGCACGCTCTACGCCAAGGCCTACTTGCACAATACCCGCAGCGAAACGGCTTCCTACGGCCTCGACTTCAGTCATATTTCCTCGTCCTCGGGTCCGGTCGATAAGAAGAACTCGGGCTCCAGCCAGACCCGCCTGGGGTTGAGCGGCGAAACCTACAACGGCCCCGTGACCCTGGGTGCCAAGCTGGATTTGGGCCGGGAGCGGTACAACTTCTACGGCTACAACCAGGAGCGCCGCCGCCTGCCCCCGCCCACCGACAGCCTCAAGCAGGTATTTAAGCGGGCCGCGGCCAAGGTTTACATGCGCAACCAAAGCGCCGATGCGCCCTTCCAGTACGACTTTGGCCTGGGCTTCAACTACTGGGCCGACAACTTCAAGGCCTCGGAAAGCAACTTCAACGTCTCGTTGCGCTCGGGCTACGCCCTGAGCGAGAAAAGCCGGGTGGCCGTCAACGGCGACATCTCCCTGATTTCCTACAAGGACTCGCTTAAAACCAGCCGGCCCTTCCTGCAGATAACGCCGGCCTACGAGCTGACCCTGGACCGGCTGGCCTTGTCCATCGGGGCCACGCTGGGCTACACCGGCGACACCATCCGGCGGGCCTCGCAGTTCAACGTGTACCCGGCCATCCGTTTGGGCTACACCGTTACGGAAGATAAGTTCGTGGTCTTTGCCGGCCTGGGTGGGGCCTTGCAGCGCGTGACGATGTACGACCTGACCACCGAAAATCCCTGGCTGGCCCCCAATCAGCGGGTGGCCGACACCCACCGCGGGCCCACGGTTTACTTCGGCTTCAACTCGACGCCGGCCCGGGCTCTGTCGGTGAATGCCAAGGTGACGTTGGCCAACGACCGGAACCTGTACTTCTACAACAACAGCCGCCGCGACTCGACTAAGTTCGACTTGGTCTACGACAAAAAATCGACCCAGCTTATCAACGTCCACGGCGAATTGCTCTACAATGCCGCCGAGCAAGTGCGCATTGGTTTCAAGGCTGATTACAACGGCTACAAGACCCACTCCCTGGCCGAAGCCTTCCACCGCCCGGCCCTCCAGACAACCCTGTTTGGTACCTACAACATGTACGATAAGCTGCTGCTGGGTGCCGAGTTATACACCTATAGCTCCAGCTACGGTTCGGGCTACGTGCGCCGCCTCTCCAGTGGCCGCCCGGTGGGCGAAGTCGTGCGCCCCACCGACACGGTGGTGGACCTGAACTTGCGGGGTGATTACCGTATTATGGAAAATCTGTCCATATTTGCTCTAGGCAATAACTTGCTGGGCCGTAAGTACGAGCGTTTTCTGAACTATCCGGTGAAAGGATTCAACGTATTGGCGGGCGTAACGTATGATTTTTGA
- a CDS encoding HU domain-containing protein, producing the protein MQLSDHIRTLLRDHDCVIIPDFGGLIADYAPAQVHPVRHTLAPPAKRVAFNQSLTRNDGLLVDALSRSLNLTTAQARLQVRDAVARLQAELDQSQRTELPGVGIFRQSAGRGLEFEYTGSQNLLTASYGLPELVSRPIRATDALLARDRQQSAPILAVSRSRRAMKTFRIAATLVITGLILSANYQFASQLGYLPESWKITSSEEQTAAQPAVVEEEQAAPVARQQAALAAHDWDDETPTTRAAEPAAPAAPAVAKPAVSKPKAVATKPVVKTPAATKPAVAVSVAKPAAVKPAVAAASAGTTIKSRTGRSYVIVGAYNTLAHAEKGRMALVNHGHRNARIVMPAPGSRKFRLSAIDYANKAEAQKQLPMLRKHLGSSLWVLNY; encoded by the coding sequence ATGCAGCTCTCCGACCACATCCGCACCCTGCTCCGGGACCACGACTGCGTTATCATCCCCGATTTCGGCGGTCTGATTGCCGATTACGCCCCGGCCCAGGTGCACCCCGTGCGCCACACCCTGGCCCCCCCGGCCAAGCGCGTGGCCTTCAACCAGTCTTTGACCCGCAACGACGGGCTGCTGGTAGATGCCCTGAGCCGCTCGCTGAACCTGACCACGGCCCAGGCCCGCCTGCAGGTGCGCGACGCCGTAGCCCGCCTGCAAGCCGAGCTCGACCAGAGCCAGCGCACCGAGCTGCCCGGCGTGGGTATCTTCCGCCAGTCGGCCGGCCGGGGCCTGGAGTTTGAGTACACCGGCTCCCAGAACCTGCTCACGGCCAGCTACGGCCTGCCCGAGCTCGTATCGCGCCCCATCCGGGCCACCGACGCCCTGCTGGCCCGCGACCGGCAGCAGTCCGCGCCCATCTTAGCCGTCAGCCGTTCCCGCCGCGCGATGAAAACCTTCCGAATTGCCGCTACCCTGGTTATCACCGGCCTGATTCTGTCGGCCAACTACCAGTTTGCTTCTCAACTGGGCTACCTGCCCGAAAGCTGGAAAATAACCTCCAGCGAGGAGCAAACGGCCGCCCAGCCCGCCGTCGTGGAGGAAGAGCAAGCGGCCCCCGTAGCCCGGCAGCAGGCCGCCCTGGCCGCTCACGACTGGGACGATGAGACGCCGACAACCCGCGCCGCTGAGCCGGCAGCCCCGGCGGCTCCGGCGGTGGCCAAGCCGGCCGTCAGCAAGCCCAAGGCCGTAGCGACCAAGCCCGTGGTGAAAACGCCGGCTGCAACCAAGCCCGCCGTGGCCGTGTCCGTAGCCAAGCCGGCTGCCGTTAAGCCCGCCGTGGCCGCTGCCAGCGCCGGCACGACAATTAAAAGCCGTACGGGCCGTTCCTACGTTATTGTGGGGGCGTACAACACCCTGGCCCACGCCGAAAAGGGCCGCATGGCGCTGGTCAACCACGGCCACCGCAATGCCCGCATCGTAATGCCGGCCCCGGGCAGCCGCAAGTTCCGCCTCTCGGCCATCGACTACGCCAACAAGGCCGAGGCGCAAAAACAACTGCCGATGCTGCGCAAGCACTTAGGCTCTTCACTCTGGGTTCTCAATTACTAG
- a CDS encoding MotA/TolQ/ExbB proton channel family protein, translated as MTSFLLQVTTAATTATDTAATAANQASEAAAAAGGLSLIDLILKGGWIMVPLFLLSFVSIYIIIERYLTIRRAAVNPDSFMAGIRGLMVKGDLQGAKMLCAQNPSPLARMVEKGIRRIGLPLKEIESSVENVGKIEVARLEKNISILGIIAGIAPMLGFVGTIIGVIKIFYAISTTGDFGIAQISGGLYTKMVTSAAGLIVGIIAHVGYHWLSIMVERLIFRMENSAIEFMDILQDN; from the coding sequence ATGACCTCATTCCTGCTGCAGGTAACCACCGCCGCTACTACCGCCACCGATACCGCCGCCACCGCGGCCAACCAGGCCTCTGAAGCGGCCGCGGCCGCCGGTGGGCTCTCCCTGATTGATTTGATTTTGAAGGGGGGCTGGATCATGGTCCCGCTCTTTCTGCTCTCGTTCGTTTCGATTTACATCATCATTGAGCGTTACCTGACCATCCGCCGGGCCGCCGTCAATCCCGACTCGTTTATGGCCGGCATCCGCGGGCTGATGGTGAAAGGTGACCTGCAGGGCGCCAAAATGCTCTGCGCCCAAAATCCTTCGCCGCTGGCCCGGATGGTAGAAAAAGGCATCCGCCGCATCGGGCTGCCCCTGAAGGAGATTGAAAGCAGCGTCGAGAACGTGGGCAAGATCGAAGTGGCCCGCCTCGAGAAGAACATCAGCATTCTGGGCATTATCGCCGGTATTGCGCCCATGCTCGGTTTCGTCGGCACCATTATCGGCGTAATCAAGATTTTCTACGCTATTTCCACCACCGGCGACTTCGGCATCGCCCAGATTTCGGGCGGTTTGTACACCAAGATGGTCACCTCGGCCGCCGGCCTCATCGTCGGCATCATCGCCCACGTAGGCTACCACTGGCTCAGCATCATGGTCGAGCGTCTGATTTTCCGCATGGAAAACTCGGCCATCGAATTCATGGACATCCTTCAGGACAACTAG
- a CDS encoding ExbD/TolR family protein, which produces MDLSRRRKLSSHVETSSMNDIMFFLMLFFLIVSTMVNPNVIKLMLPNARSGKAVMKETINISVDAAGQYFLDRQPVTAATLETALQQRIAGLEAPTVVLRVDSSLNVQKLVDILEIGNRLKVKMVMATQAQQSGGK; this is translated from the coding sequence ATGGACCTCAGCCGGCGCCGTAAGCTCTCCTCGCACGTCGAGACCAGCTCGATGAACGACATCATGTTCTTTCTGATGCTGTTCTTTCTGATCGTGAGCACCATGGTCAACCCCAACGTAATCAAGCTCATGCTGCCTAATGCCCGCTCGGGCAAGGCCGTCATGAAGGAAACCATCAACATCTCGGTGGATGCGGCCGGGCAGTACTTTCTGGACCGGCAGCCGGTGACGGCCGCCACCCTGGAAACGGCCCTGCAGCAGCGCATTGCCGGCCTCGAAGCCCCCACCGTGGTGCTGCGCGTCGACTCCTCGCTGAACGTGCAGAAGCTGGTCGACATCCTCGAAATCGGCAACCGGCTGAAAGTGAAGATGGTGATGGCCACCCAGGCTCAGCAGTCGGGCGGTAAGTAA
- a CDS encoding bifunctional folylpolyglutamate synthase/dihydrofolate synthase, producing the protein MTYPETLAYLYDQLPMFQRVGAAGFKAGLGNTLALAEALGHPERQFKAVHVAGTNGKGSSSNLLAAALQAAGYKVGLYTSPHLREFTERIKLNGQDLDPDYLVQWVAKWRPLFEQIQPSFFEMCVALAYSYFAEQQVDIAVVEVGLGGRLDSTNIITPLVSLITNISFDHQNLLGDTLPLIAAEKAGIIKPGVPAIVSQTQAEVQAVFEHKAREVGAPLQFADARYQTALAQPPAPDAETQLLTVTNSRTAEVQTLEVGLVGDYQRLNVPGVLAVLDELRRQGFTIPETAVQQGLRDVRRLTGFRGRWTILGRQPLLICDTGHNEAGIRFITAQLARLPYRQLHFVLGTVNDKDVTKMLALLPTAATYYFCQANIPRALPATELAERAAALGLHGAVYGPVPAAVAAARAAAAPDDVVFIGGSTFVVAEIEELY; encoded by the coding sequence ATGACTTACCCCGAAACCCTTGCCTACCTCTACGACCAGCTCCCGATGTTCCAGCGCGTGGGCGCGGCCGGTTTCAAGGCGGGACTGGGCAACACGCTAGCCTTGGCCGAGGCCCTGGGCCACCCCGAGCGGCAGTTCAAAGCCGTGCACGTGGCCGGTACCAACGGCAAGGGCAGTTCCTCCAATCTGCTGGCCGCCGCCCTGCAGGCGGCCGGCTACAAGGTCGGGCTCTACACCTCGCCCCACCTGCGCGAATTTACCGAGCGAATCAAGCTCAACGGCCAGGACCTGGACCCCGACTACCTGGTGCAGTGGGTGGCGAAGTGGCGGCCCTTGTTCGAGCAGATCCAGCCGTCGTTCTTCGAAATGTGCGTGGCCCTGGCCTACTCGTACTTTGCCGAGCAGCAGGTCGATATTGCCGTGGTGGAAGTGGGGCTGGGCGGCCGCCTGGACTCGACCAACATCATTACCCCGCTGGTGTCGTTGATTACCAACATCAGCTTTGACCATCAGAACCTGCTGGGTGACACGCTGCCGCTGATTGCGGCCGAAAAAGCCGGCATCATCAAGCCCGGCGTGCCCGCCATCGTCAGCCAGACCCAGGCTGAGGTGCAGGCTGTATTCGAGCACAAAGCCCGGGAAGTGGGCGCCCCGCTGCAATTTGCCGACGCGCGCTACCAAACGGCCCTGGCCCAACCACCGGCTCCGGATGCCGAAACCCAACTATTGACCGTTACCAACTCCCGCACGGCCGAAGTCCAAACGCTTGAAGTGGGGCTGGTGGGCGACTACCAGCGCCTGAACGTGCCCGGGGTGCTGGCCGTGCTCGACGAGCTGCGCCGGCAGGGCTTTACCATTCCCGAAACGGCCGTGCAGCAAGGCCTGCGCGACGTGCGCCGCCTCACCGGCTTCCGGGGCCGCTGGACGATTCTGGGCCGCCAGCCGCTGCTGATTTGCGACACGGGTCACAACGAGGCCGGCATCCGCTTCATTACCGCCCAGCTGGCCCGCTTGCCCTACCGGCAGCTCCACTTCGTGCTCGGCACCGTCAACGACAAGGACGTGACCAAGATGCTGGCCCTGCTGCCAACGGCGGCAACCTATTACTTTTGCCAGGCCAACATCCCGCGGGCCCTGCCCGCCACCGAGCTGGCCGAGCGGGCCGCGGCCCTGGGGCTGCACGGTGCCGTGTACGGCCCGGTCCCCGCGGCCGTGGCCGCCGCCCGCGCCGCCGCCGCTCCCGACGACGTGGTGTTTATCGGGGGCAGCACGTTCGTGGTGGCCGAAATTGAAGAACTGTATTGA
- the trmB gene encoding tRNA (guanosine(46)-N7)-methyltransferase TrmB — translation MGRIKLKRFSDNAERPDIVEPGKATYQQLVGRWKSEFFKNDNPITLEVGCGKGDYTVGLAARYPERNFLGLDIKGDRIWIGSTKAEALGLTNVGFVRMRALDLLDHFGPGELSEIWITFPDPRPRLGDAKRRLTAPRFLDRYQQILQPGGLVHLKTDDEALFDYSLETVQQRPGATVLAHTKDLYASAELLPHAEDIQTHYEKRFRAEGIPIKYLQFRLS, via the coding sequence ATGGGTCGAATTAAACTAAAGCGCTTCTCGGACAATGCCGAGCGGCCGGATATTGTGGAACCGGGCAAAGCCACCTACCAGCAGCTGGTGGGCCGCTGGAAATCGGAGTTTTTCAAAAACGACAACCCCATTACGCTCGAAGTGGGTTGCGGCAAGGGCGACTACACCGTGGGCCTGGCCGCCCGCTACCCCGAGCGTAACTTTCTGGGGCTCGACATCAAAGGGGACCGGATCTGGATTGGCAGCACTAAGGCCGAGGCCCTGGGGCTGACCAACGTGGGCTTCGTGCGCATGCGGGCCCTGGACTTGCTCGACCATTTCGGACCCGGGGAGCTCAGCGAAATCTGGATTACGTTTCCCGACCCGCGGCCCCGCCTCGGCGATGCCAAGCGCCGCCTCACGGCCCCGCGCTTTTTGGACCGCTACCAGCAGATTCTGCAGCCCGGCGGCCTGGTTCACCTCAAAACCGACGACGAAGCCCTGTTCGACTACTCGCTGGAAACGGTGCAGCAGCGCCCCGGGGCCACCGTGCTGGCCCACACCAAGGATTTGTACGCCTCGGCCGAGCTGCTGCCCCACGCCGAGGACATCCAGACCCACTACGAAAAGCGCTTCCGGGCCGAGGGTATTCCCATTAAATACCTGCAATTTCGGCTGAGCTAA
- a CDS encoding maleylpyruvate isomerase family mycothiol-dependent enzyme, with the protein MSHPPLPPIPTIHLFPVLDQHLLELLASLSPAQWELPTLAPQWRVRDVALHLLDGNLRTLSMLRDGYFGQQPGGFSYGEIVAFLNQLNADWVRAGQRLSPGVIRWLLAVSGPEYCRYLAGLDPWAPAAFAVAWAGEAESPNWFHIARDYTEKWHHQQQIRQAVGQEQPLLSRELYQPFLATCLRALPYHYRSVPAAPGQVVAFTITGEAQKTWYLRRAVNAWELEQQYSGPLSASVTIDGAVAWRLFTKSLPREVAQAYMQLEGEPRLGEPVFDLLTVMA; encoded by the coding sequence ATGTCGCACCCGCCGCTGCCGCCGATTCCAACTATCCACTTGTTTCCGGTGCTGGACCAGCATCTGCTCGAGCTGCTGGCCTCGCTGAGTCCGGCGCAGTGGGAACTGCCCACGCTGGCCCCGCAGTGGCGGGTGCGCGACGTGGCCCTGCACTTGCTCGACGGCAATTTGCGCACCTTGTCCATGCTGCGCGACGGCTACTTTGGCCAGCAGCCCGGCGGGTTTTCCTACGGCGAAATCGTGGCCTTTCTCAACCAGCTCAACGCCGACTGGGTACGGGCCGGACAGAGGCTGAGTCCGGGCGTGATTCGGTGGCTGCTGGCAGTGTCGGGGCCGGAGTACTGCCGCTACCTGGCCGGCCTCGACCCGTGGGCGCCGGCGGCCTTTGCCGTGGCCTGGGCCGGGGAAGCCGAGTCGCCCAACTGGTTTCACATTGCCCGCGACTACACCGAAAAGTGGCACCACCAGCAGCAGATCCGCCAGGCGGTTGGGCAGGAGCAGCCCCTGCTAAGCCGGGAGCTGTACCAGCCGTTTCTGGCCACCTGCCTGCGGGCCTTGCCTTACCACTACCGCAGCGTGCCGGCCGCGCCCGGGCAGGTCGTGGCCTTTACCATCACCGGCGAGGCGCAGAAAACGTGGTATCTGCGGCGCGCCGTGAATGCTTGGGAACTGGAGCAGCAGTATTCGGGCCCGTTATCGGCCTCTGTTACCATCGACGGCGCCGTGGCCTGGCGTTTGTTTACCAAGAGCCTGCCCCGGGAAGTGGCCCAGGCTTACATGCAGCTGGAAGGCGAGCCGCGGCTGGGCGAGCCGGTGTTCGACCTGCTGACCGTTATGGCCTAG
- a CDS encoding beta/alpha barrel domain-containing protein, producing MPLLTSVLVRGINNLSDARYCAGMGADYLTFRLDPALPGYLEPALVQELSGWVAGVQLVGEFDNLSIPEINELASRCGLHYVLMHRRRTPEELAQLAVPALKLIKWIPDMLAEDVEKRFRDQQAHVAGFVLAQAPPEPLTAMQRAQLTQQARMYKLWLGTSFADANQTVRQLVEEVQPTGIVLEGGQEIKPGLRDFTELEAVFEQLEEE from the coding sequence ATGCCTTTGCTTACCTCCGTGCTGGTGCGCGGTATCAATAACTTGTCGGACGCCCGCTACTGCGCCGGCATGGGCGCCGATTACCTCACCTTCCGCCTCGACCCGGCCTTGCCCGGCTACCTGGAGCCGGCCCTGGTGCAGGAGCTCAGCGGCTGGGTGGCCGGCGTGCAGCTCGTCGGCGAATTCGATAACCTCTCCATTCCGGAAATCAACGAGCTGGCCAGCCGCTGCGGCCTGCACTACGTGCTGATGCACCGCCGCCGCACCCCCGAGGAGCTGGCCCAGCTGGCCGTACCCGCCCTGAAGCTCATCAAGTGGATTCCCGACATGCTGGCCGAGGACGTGGAAAAGCGCTTCCGCGACCAGCAGGCCCACGTAGCCGGCTTCGTGCTGGCCCAGGCGCCGCCCGAGCCGCTGACGGCCATGCAGCGGGCCCAGCTCACCCAGCAGGCCCGCATGTACAAGCTCTGGCTGGGCACCAGCTTTGCCGACGCGAACCAGACCGTGCGCCAGCTGGTGGAAGAAGTGCAGCCCACCGGCATTGTGCTCGAAGGCGGCCAGGAAATTAAGCCCGGCCTGCGCGACTTCACCGAGCTGGAAGCCGTATTTGAGCAGTTGGAAGAAGAGTAA